ttttcaagtgcctttagttcaaaataatccttatttgCCACAGTGGCAAATCTGTGAGTGGCACATTCGCCACTCTTGAGCTCTGCGGGAACACCCACGCAGCCACCCTCAAAGATTCTGATTCTGGGGTGCGAGTCCATGCATCAGAGTCCCTTAAAGGTCCTGGAGGCTGAGAACCCCTGGGTCAGAGTCACAGGAAGTGTGGGAGTTTAGCACTGACTTCCTGTACCCCATTTAGTAATTCAGCTGAAATGGCTGTGATGACTGAGAACTGATTTGCAACAGCTTGGGAATGTGTGAGCAACCGGGGAAGCGCAGCAGATGCTTCCCCAGGAAACGCATTCACGGTGTGTGGAGGGGTGTGTGTTCTGATACCAGTTTGGCAACAAGAGTAGAGCCCTAAGGGACATCAAAACATCAGACAGGTGTTCCACTTTGCTTTTTTGGCAAGTTCCAAGAACTCACTTCTCCTAACTGAAATTAGCCATCAGTTGACTGGCCTGCAAGCGTTCAAAGTTGTATTTTGAATTCACAGGTGAgcttgagaaagacaaataaccaaaCCAGCTTGTTTTGAGATAGACAAACTGGGAGGTACATGATGAGCCTGAAAGCCAGTGGGTCCAATTAGAGACTTGTTTGAAAGGTGTGGCAAACCTGGGTGATTGCCTCACTGCCCTGCCACTCACCGGGTCTAAAATACAGTATCAGCCTGCAACTCACCAATCCTACAAAGCCAGACTTTCCAAAACACCCTTTTGCCCCACTTCTATTTACAGATTAGgtgggtaaattttatgtcacagattttgttgattttggttccTGCTGAGACATAATTCAAAATGCATTCTCCTGGGAAAGGATTCCTTCGAGTGTGCGaatcccttccttttcccctccatTCCAGGGGGTCCGGGTATAATGTCTGTAACCTGCACTCCATAGCAGGTTGATTTTTGGGTTTACAAGTGGCACTGTCTGTCCTTGAGTCTTACGGGAAGAACCGAGGAAATGAATGTCCCCAGACATCCAGTTTTCCTCTCTGATAAATTGTCCAGGGAAGAGCCTTTCAGTTCCTTTACCCTTGGGATGGAGCCTCATTCACTTTTGTATCCCCAGGGCTTGGCAGAGTGCCTGATGCAAAGAAGGCAGCAGATAAATCttggttaaataaatgttttgtattAAACACCCACATACTTATTATGCATTTGGCTCCCAGCGTTGGTGGCTGATCTACATCCTGAGAGCTGTTTCTCTGTATCACCATTTTCCTGTTTGAACTGAGAACCACTAATTGGATTGTGTTGGTGGCACTGACTTTAAACACTGGCAGGGGATAGGCAGAGGCTGCAGGGGATGTCCTGAATGGGTTATGTTTTTAGCTCCTGCTCTCTGGTTCTGAGCTGTAATCAGCGCCTGGTTAAGGATGAAGGATGAGGCAGGAGCTATACCGAGAGGCTGCTGGGAGTCTGGGACATGGTAAAGGCTTTTGCAGTGCTCTCCTGAGGGCAGCCTGGCTCTGACCTGGCAGAAATGGAGGCTTCGAACTGCCCAAGCAACCCCGCAGCCCAGTCAACAGGTACTCAGCGTCTGCTCTGGGCAAAGCACCTTTCGGGCACCGGGAAAGACAGAGGTGACTCAGACACAGATGCTGCAGGGAACGCAGAGCCTGGGCTCCAGAGTCTCAGCACGTGGCTTTCGCCTTTAAACTGCCTGGGCTTCACATTCTTCATCTGCACAGTAGAGATCAAAATAGCACCTACCCCAGAATTTGtgcaaataagcaaaaacaatgTAGCACAGGGAAGGGGGCGGTGCAGAGAAAATAGCCAATacattgtgtgtgttttcaatacacaagggggcgcctgggtggctcagtcccttaagcagcccaggccatgatctcatggttggtgagttcgagccctgcatggggctctgtgctgacagcttggatcctggagcccgcttcggattctgtgtctgcctctctctccgtACCTTCCTGATCAACActcttatctctttctctcaaaaaataaacactctaaaaaaaattttttttttttttttaaataatccaatATACTACACGGGTAAGAATCAGAGGGCAGGGCGATTGAATTCTGTAATACAATGTGGagccaaagaattttttttttcttaagtaacaCAGTAATAAGATCctgtggagagcagagagaagagcacaGGGGTGGGAGTGTAATAGGGATGAATTTGAAAGGTATTTCGatgataggaagaaaaaagaaatagaagcagctGCTCAGACTGAAACCTTACAAaccattacattaaaaaaagtttattgcaAGGGTCTTTTTCGAAGTTAAAATCTTGAAGTCATTAAATACAGCCTGGCAATTACCGGGCATCTTGAGTTTTTAGGAAACAGATGACACTTTGAGTAAACTAGCTGGTGCTTATTACATTCATCTTATTTGACTATAATATGATTAGCACCAGAAAGCCCCATGCTCAAAAATATCTCTTCTATGTATTTCACCAAATTAATTTGATTAACAAActcctcttttaaaatgcagCAGCTTCAGTAGGTTTTCTTAAGAAATCTTAACAGCCGTGACTAGAAAAAcataggggtgggggtgggggatgatgGCAGCGAAAACCTGAAGTCTAAAAAACGAATTACGTGGGAGTTAACAAAAAGTGGACATAAACCGGCAATGAACATGCTCATATGTACAGAGAATATGGCGTTCTCTTTTGCAACACTCATTTTGGGTTGCTTATCCATTTACCCCAAAGAAGTtgtcctttccctcttcccagcACCTCGCTGGCGTAATCACCTAAACTAGATCTTTTCTCCCCGTTCACACTTACAATTGGGCAGAAAGGGGAATAAGCGAGCCCCCGTTCTCGCCACAAAGTTTTCTTGTTCGAGAGGCTCTGTTCAGAAAACTAGAAGCCGGCCTCGCCCTTCGAGGACGTGGTGGCGGGTGGGTGCGTGGGTTTCAGACACAGGCAGCCGCAGTTACCGTGCGGGACGCCGAAGGGCTCTAACTGAAGTTAAGGACCAGTGGGGGCACAAAGGAGGAAGTGATGGACTCGATCCGCGCATGTGTCGGAAACGCCTTCACAAGGGCGGCCACTTGGGGAAGTTTCGAGGCTGGGGCGGAGGACACGAGAGAGACCCGCAGGAGAACCGCAAGCTTTGGGAGCTACAAAGAAGGTCCCGTGAtgtaggagaaggagaagagcgTCAGGAGCAAAGTGGGGAGGGGCCAGGCCTCGGGAGGCAACTTTGTGGAGTATCTTCCGTCTGTAAAAACCGGTTACGCGGCACTACGAACCCACCTCGGGAACCGACGCCGCTTCGGTAATCCGCACCCCCCGCCCGTGGGTGGGAGGCTGGGCCACCAGGGGTCTCAGGGCCACGGAGTCCGCGCGCCGGTAGCCCGGGCTGAAGCTGCGGCCCCGAGGGCGGCTGACGCCCCTTCCCAGACGCCGAGCGCGCGCGGGCAAGACGGGCGCCTGGGGTCGCGGGCGCCGCCGCGTCCAGTGGGGCCGGCGGCAGCGGGGCAAGCGCCTTCGCGGACGGACGGaccggcgggcgggcggccgcCGGGGCCTCAGCAGTTGTTCCCGACATGCTCCTCTCGGGGAGGATTTCAAACCCTGGGCCACAAGCTCGCCTCCCTCGCCCCGGCCGGCCCCAGCAACAGGCGGTGGCGCGCGTCTCATTGGCCGGGCGGCGCGTCGGCGTGTGTTGATTGGCCGCGGTGCCTCCCGGCCCCGCTTCGGCGCTCGTCGCCTCCTCCATTTTGTCGGTAGAGGCGGAAGGAGGAGGTCGGGTCGGGAAGCTGAGGCGGTCAGCAGCTAGCTCATCGGTGCCCGTGGGTTTCGTACGTCCCGCGCCTCGTCTCTccctggaaggggaggggggctTAGACGCCGAGCgagagccgccgccgccgccgccgttcCGAGCTTGAAGTCGGTGAGTGGCGGCGGCGCCGCGGGCGCGGCCATGTTGGCGGCCGCGCTCCCCAttgttgggggaaggaggggagatcGGGAAACCGGGTCGGGCGCGGGCGGCCGGGAGCACCGGGGCCCCGGGCCGGGCTCGAGAAAGGGAGCTGCTCGGAAGCCAGGCCCCGTCGGAAGGCCCGAACTTTCCGGGCTCGCGCTGTGAATGACTCACGGGCTGTTAAAATAGTGTGCAAGGCCCTCTGAGCCTTCCGAAAAGAGGGTTTATTTGTTTGGGAACTTGGTTTCTTGGGGTGTTACATGAAAACTCGGAATGTTTAATGCTCACTGTAAGGAGGCATCTCTTACAGTTCAGAGGGAACATCGGCTTGGGTTATGACTTGGGAAAACTTTAAGATGAGGTGGAGTCGAGAGTTCGTAACTAAAGGAGACACTTCTGGACGTAGGCGTGTTGGGCGAGGAGGCTTTTCGAAAACGGATACGCGATCTCCCGCAAGATTGGAACTttctgaaaagattttaaaaacatgggtCTCTTTAGGAAACTCCTTTTAAGCCAGCTTCTTGGCATGGCTGCAAAAGCTAATGCTTCCCTAGTCTGAACATACTGGTGACAAAATCCGTGTGAGACTCAGAAAAGTTCCCCAgtaaaggtaaaataatttgtGGGACTTGCAGACCCCCGTCCCCAAATTCCCCACTTCCTGGATCTCAAGGCTGAGAAGAGCTTTTAAATGATGACAGTTACAAGGTTATTTTCTACCATTGTTAGTTCAGGAAGTAGCCATTCTTAACTGTATTTCCGCCGTAAATCTAAGTGATCGCTTTCCCCCGTGTTTTTGAGTTGAAGTAATGAACTAGTCTTTGCTTTTCTAGCTAGGACTTCTCTCATACTTGTGTGCTGAGGAGACTCAGATGTTGGCCTCAGCTCCTAGGCTGAATTCAGCAGATCGGCCCATGAAAACTTCTGTATTGAGACAAAGGAAAGGATCCGGCAGAAAGCAACATCTATTATCCTGGGCTTGGCAGCAAGGAAGGGGACAGGTAGTGGAAATCCTGCAATCCGAGAAGCAGACTGAAAGGTATAAAACTCATGTTGTGGGGCAAACATCCTAAAccgttttgtttttattttttgtttttgttgattcaGATTTGTGGAGAAGCTTGTTTTTAAGGTGATAAAGGTTGtgaatatgtgtgtacatacataggATGGGGTTAAAGCAGTTGAGTAGCAATTTTAAAGTTTCTGGAATTACAAGTTGAGGCTTATTTATAGAAGCTTATTAAAGTTTTGAACTTTTCTTACTGGAATTTTGCTCAATATTTTCCCTTTACTTACAGGTGACAAAGAAGCTGAAGATGGGTGGTGGAGAGAGGTATAACATTCCAGCCCCTCAATCGAGAAATGTTAGTAAGAACCAGCAACAGCTTAATAGACAGAAGACCAAGGATCAGAATTCCCAGATGAAGATTgttcataagaaaaaagaaaggggacaTACTTACACCTCCTCGGCAGCTGCACGGCAGGCCATGCAAAATGGGGGGAAgaacaaaaattttccaaataatcaaAACTGGAACTCTAGCTTATCAAGTTCTAGCTTGCTTTTTAAGTCTCAAACTAATCAGAACTATGCTGGAGCCAAATTTAGTGAGCCACCATCACCAAGTGTTCTCCCTAAACCACCAAGCCACTGGGTTCCAGTTTCCTTTAATCCTTCTGATAAGGAAATAATGACATTTCAACTTAAAACCTTACTTAAAGTACAGGTATAagataaaatactatttaaactTAGTTATATTGGAGGGTAGTTGTCAATTGTTTCAGACCAAATTCACTAGGGAACTAATCTATTTGTGTAAAATTGCTAATTAATGTAGAAAATCTAATTAGACTTCATCTTAACTTGTTTTATGTGTTGTGTGCACTGTGATGTGATGGTGGGATCAGTGcaacttaaaataacaaaattattcatCATAGTACTTAATATTATGTGTTCTCAACTGAGTAACTTAAGTGGTTTAAGTTTAGATTTGGGGAATGGTAATCAACTTTTCCTATCTGTTGGgtgaaaatactaatttaagaTTATCATTCATGGATCACTAGATTGACCTGTTGAAAGCTAGTGAATCTGATTTTAAGCATCTAGTTAAGACATACAGGGACTAAGAAGTAGTTGAGTATTTGAAAGTTTAAAGTCCTAGAAACACCCAAACCAATAATATGCCAACAATCCTATGCACTgccaaaaagaaaatgtgactttCTTAGAGAATGGTTGCATTTTAGTAAACTGTATGCTGGTGAATGTAGAAAGGGCACTCGTGGCTAATTTAGAATGAGACCACATACCCCAATGGCCATTTCTTTCATGCAGTGAGTGGATAAGCGTCTGCCAACTAATGCACCAAAACCAGTTTTTATAGAAACAGTATTTGGTGATCACTGAGTAGctttcagaatacatttttttgtattctaGCACTGCATAAGCTATTCTGACAGTGATCTGGTCTCAAAAGTTATCCCTGCAAAGCTTACTTAAGTGGGGAGCTGTATAATGTGAAAGTTTTAAGTACCTAGGAAAGAGccatgtaaatatatgtaataaactTGTAGCATATGTAAAGTTTTGTTGGCATTTAtcctataaaaatagaatattttagtaTGAATTTGCTGAATGTAAGACCATGACTCTTGTTTTTTATGCTATGGCCTGATTTTAAAGGtccaaaataatttgtttttaaggtttgcCCTTGTGCTAAAGTGCCGGTGTATGTATAATTGATCTGGTGGTAAACTATATTTCAAAGTAAACCCTAGTGTAATAAGTTTTATATAACTGAAAAGGTTTTAAAGCTGCTAAAACACTTCCTATTTTTAAGAGATGTGAAATGCAGTATgggactattttaatttttcctccttAAGCCCAAAGATTAACCATTAAAAGGTCCCTCCAACCTTAAAGattcattttggcttttaataatttttgtaatcTATAACATGAATATAGTTTAGTGTATGATgccagtatatatatttttttgttactaGTAAGTGCAACCCAGGGGACCACTTAATGTAAAAGATGTAATTTCTTGCATAACTTGATAACATATTTTACCTAAATATAAATTAACCCAATAGTGAATTACAAATGTGTGTGGGAGAgtcaatttaaaatttctgattttagGTGCCCTATTCTAACTTGGcagcttttgacattttaaaggaGAAGGGTGAAGTTGTATTTCTCCAAGTAAATTCAGATGAGGTAATATTGCCCAAATCAAATAATGGTATTCTAAAGACAAGTTTACATAGTACTTAATGT
This Lynx canadensis isolate LIC74 chromosome C1, mLynCan4.pri.v2, whole genome shotgun sequence DNA region includes the following protein-coding sequences:
- the PNRC2 gene encoding proline-rich nuclear receptor coactivator 2; its protein translation is MGGGERYNIPAPQSRNVSKNQQQLNRQKTKDQNSQMKIVHKKKERGHTYTSSAAARQAMQNGGKNKNFPNNQNWNSSLSSSSLLFKSQTNQNYAGAKFSEPPSPSVLPKPPSHWVPVSFNPSDKEIMTFQLKTLLKVQV